The Pirellulales bacterium nucleotide sequence TCTGCTGTGCATCAGCAGTCCGGGGAGCGCGAATGATCGTCCAGCCCGACAGGTCTTTGCCGTTGAAGATCGGTACAACTTTGAGCGGTCGCAACGTGAGCGTTCGCAGGCCAACACTTCCGGCCAGGCGGATGCGGAACCCCTGCTCGCCGTCCACGCGCGTCGCGAAACGCCCTGGGGTAACTTCAATCGTCCTGTCGCCCACCACGATCTTCCCCGCCCGAACTACATCTGCCCGGATCTCGCTTGATCCAAAGTAAATCGTCGTTTCTCCCGCAATCAGCGTTTCGCCGGCGACGATGCTCCCATTCCATCCAAACGTCGTTCGACCGTCGAACAAACTGATCCAACCATCGTTTGCTTCCTGGGCCGTGAGACCATGTCCATACTCCGCGCTGGACGACTTGGGACTCGTATACGGCCTATCGGCTTCCACAGCCAAGAGCACAAACGGCAGGCACAGCGTGATGGGATTCATGGCAACCCTCGAACTAGGGTGAGATTCTTCAAGTTCGCCCGTCGCCGTGACTGGCAAATCACTTGCCCGGTTGTGCAGGCACCGTCGCCGGACGTTTGTACTCTGCCGGAAAGTCCAATACCTGGCCTTGCGCGAGCAGCCGCGCTCGCAGCACGGCATAGTCGAGCTGTTGCACATCCTGGTTGCTCTTGGCCGTCAGCGCCGCCGCGACTCCGGCACTCTGGCCGATCGTCATCCAAGCCGGTTCGACGCGAATGGAACAATAGGCGACGTGCGTTGCCGACAGGGCGACCGGCACCAGCAAATTCACGCACTCCGCGGCTCGGGGCGTGATTGCTCGATACGGCACCTGATACGGCGGCCCGGCCCGCTCGTTCCGGTCGAAGCGAAACGGAAAAATCGTGCCTTCGTTGATGACTTCGTCCTGGCCGCGTGCCACGCGCCGGCAATCGTGCGAATCGATCGGGAAGGAAACCAGCGCGATGGCATCCGGCTTGATGTTCGTACTGAGGACGTCGGCCTGCGTCAACACGTACTGGCCCCGCATTCGCCGTCCTTCGCGAACGTAGAGTTGCGGTGACCAGTGGCCGTACTCGGCAAACTCGTCTTTGCACAATCCGTACTTCGCAACTTGCTGGCGAATCGCCGCCGGCACCGCCCGGTCGGTCGTGAAGAAGTGAATCAATTCGAGCGTATACTGCTTGTGCGCTTCCCAAATCTGGCGACGACCTTCGGCGTCGGCCTCGCACCAGCCGTTGCCGCCTCCGACAATGCCCATCGAAAACTGCTTGCCGATGCCGTTGTTCGCGTCGGCCTTGTCGCCAGGTAGCGGATACAGGTCCCACGGCAAGTCGGGCTTCGCGACCGCGAAATAATGCCGCACCGCCTCAAATTTTGCTGGATCGTAATGCGCGGGCTGCGGAAACGGCACACGGTTGGCCTCATTCGCGGTCACGCACAGGCGAAAACTGTAGACCATTACGTTGCGGTCGCCGGCATCGTCGGGCCCAGGGTCGGCGGCAGTGATTAGCGGCAAGAGTTTCCCTGCGGCGTCGAAGCCCGAGAAAGGCATCGGCTTTTTCGGGTACTGCTTGCCCGCGAACGGTTCGTGGAACTCGTTGCGCCCTTCACGACCGATCGTCCACGTTACGCCCGCCGCCGCCATGAGATCGCCTTCGTAGGTGGCATCGACGAAGGTGCGCGCCGCGAACCGACGCCCGCTGTCGGTTTCAATCCACTTGATCCGCGCGCCGTCTTGATTGACGTCTTTCAGCTCTTGCTTGATGTGAACCGTCACGCCCGCTTCGCCGAGCATCGCGCTGGTAACACGGGCCGCCACGTACGGCTCGTACGTCCAGGCAACCTGGTTCTTTTCGCCAACGGCATAAGGCAGCTTCACGCCGCGTTGCTGGTAATCGCGCTCGATGCGCAGATGAAATTCTTCGAACAGGCCCCGCAGCGCTGTGCGCCACATCTGGTTCGAATCACTGAAGCAGAGCCCGCCCGTATTGACGCCGCCGACGTGCGCGGTCGGTTCCACGAGCACGACCTTCGCCCCCTCGCGGGCCGCAGCGACGGCCGCACACACACCGGCGGGCGTCGCCCCAAAGACGACGACATCGGCCTCCGTCAGCGCGGGCTCGGCATACAGCGCGCCGACGGACGCCCAACAGACGACCGAAGCCCCCAACGCGATTCGCGACAGACCACGCGTCAACATCGCTGCAAAATCCTCGATCGCATTCCCCGCGCCCGAACCGCCGCCGGCTCCCAGTCATCCCGGCCCGATTATGAACCGTACAACCAGCCCGGCCAACGGGGCAAATCGTAAACGATCGCGCCAAACTCAGGGCATCGTTGCCGGGCTCAGCGATTGATGTGAGTGATCGGCCCCCGATTCAGTTTGGTGGCCGAAGAGAGGAGAACGGGGCCATGCAGTGCCGGCTCGCTGGAACGAGGAATCCGGTGACATCACCGGATTTCTCGAGTTCCTGGGGC carries:
- a CDS encoding FAD-dependent oxidoreductase — translated: MLTRGLSRIALGASVVCWASVGALYAEPALTEADVVVFGATPAGVCAAVAAAREGAKVVLVEPTAHVGGVNTGGLCFSDSNQMWRTALRGLFEEFHLRIERDYQQRGVKLPYAVGEKNQVAWTYEPYVAARVTSAMLGEAGVTVHIKQELKDVNQDGARIKWIETDSGRRFAARTFVDATYEGDLMAAAGVTWTIGREGRNEFHEPFAGKQYPKKPMPFSGFDAAGKLLPLITAADPGPDDAGDRNVMVYSFRLCVTANEANRVPFPQPAHYDPAKFEAVRHYFAVAKPDLPWDLYPLPGDKADANNGIGKQFSMGIVGGGNGWCEADAEGRRQIWEAHKQYTLELIHFFTTDRAVPAAIRQQVAKYGLCKDEFAEYGHWSPQLYVREGRRMRGQYVLTQADVLSTNIKPDAIALVSFPIDSHDCRRVARGQDEVINEGTIFPFRFDRNERAGPPYQVPYRAITPRAAECVNLLVPVALSATHVAYCSIRVEPAWMTIGQSAGVAAALTAKSNQDVQQLDYAVLRARLLAQGQVLDFPAEYKRPATVPAQPGK